In Brevundimonas sp. SGAir0440, one DNA window encodes the following:
- a CDS encoding type II toxin-antitoxin system HicA family toxin, which produces MPKDFYPELTALLFAAGWHRVVNAKGSHEKWRHPDRPHAVIVPRSKSRHTANSVLKQAGLPKAF; this is translated from the coding sequence ATGCCGAAAGACTTCTACCCCGAACTGACCGCCCTTCTCTTCGCCGCCGGCTGGCATCGTGTCGTGAACGCCAAGGGCAGCCATGAGAAATGGCGGCATCCCGACCGACCGCATGCCGTCATCGTGCCGCGCTCGAAGAGCCGCCACACCGCCAACTCAGTCCTTAAACAGGCTGGTTTACCCAAGGCCTTCTGA
- a CDS encoding acetyl-CoA carboxylase carboxyltransferase subunit alpha, with product MATHYLDFEKPIADLEAKIEELSLLADTSGDIDHEIEGLRKKADQLRKKTYAGLDPWMKTQVARHPQRPHFIDYVQSLFTDWNELHGDRQFGDDQAILGGLARFRGRPVVIMGHEKGHDTATRITHNFGMARPEGYRKAVRLMDMAEQFGLPVLSFIDTAGAYPGLGAEERGQAEAIARSTERCLTLGVPSIATITGEGGSGGAIAIAAASRVLMLEHSIYSVISPEGAAGILWRDGARAKDAAMAMKITGPDLMQLKIVDRLIDEPVGGAHTDRDTAMANVGDVLAEELKGFDGLTPQQIKKRRADRFYAIGAL from the coding sequence ATGGCCACGCACTATCTCGACTTCGAAAAGCCGATCGCCGATCTGGAAGCCAAGATCGAGGAGCTGTCGCTGCTGGCCGACACCTCGGGCGACATCGACCATGAGATCGAGGGCCTGCGCAAAAAGGCCGACCAACTGCGCAAGAAGACCTACGCCGGCCTCGACCCCTGGATGAAGACCCAGGTCGCGCGTCATCCGCAGCGCCCGCACTTCATCGATTATGTCCAGAGCCTGTTCACCGACTGGAACGAGCTGCACGGCGACCGTCAGTTCGGCGACGACCAGGCCATCCTGGGCGGTCTGGCCCGGTTCCGCGGCCGGCCCGTCGTCATCATGGGCCACGAAAAGGGCCACGACACCGCGACCCGCATCACCCACAACTTCGGCATGGCGCGACCCGAGGGCTATCGCAAGGCTGTGCGCCTGATGGACATGGCCGAGCAGTTCGGCCTGCCGGTCCTCAGCTTCATCGACACCGCCGGCGCCTATCCGGGCCTGGGCGCCGAGGAGCGCGGCCAGGCCGAGGCCATCGCCCGCTCGACCGAGCGCTGCCTGACCCTGGGCGTGCCCTCCATCGCCACCATCACGGGCGAAGGCGGCTCGGGCGGCGCCATCGCCATCGCCGCAGCCAGCCGCGTGCTGATGCTGGAACACTCCATCTATTCGGTCATCTCGCCCGAGGGCGCCGCCGGCATCCTGTGGCGCGACGGCGCGCGGGCCAAGGACGCGGCCATGGCGATGAAGATCACCGGCCCGGACCTGATGCAGCTGAAGATCGTTGACCGCCTGATCGACGAGCCTGTCGGCGGGGCCCATACCGATCGCGACACGGCCATGGCCAATGTCGGCGACGTGCTGGCCGAAGAGCTGAAGGGCTTCGACGGCCTGACGCCGCAGCAGATCAAGAAGCGTCGCGCGGATCGCTTCTACGCCATCGGCGCCCTCTGA
- a CDS encoding PleD family two-component system response regulator, translating into MSGGESLRESAVFNLAGAITMIVDDSPFSLTLTSNALTGFGIRPTYACGTGMEAKKLLTDKPVDLLVVDTDMPDIDGFELVRWLRRSGPNPNAFTPVIMTASHIRRGRVAEARDCGANFVVTKPFSPALLLERILWVARDSRPFLEVGDYLGPDRRFRHTGYEGVERRADMIRKAKGMESLTL; encoded by the coding sequence ATGAGCGGCGGCGAGTCCCTGCGTGAAAGCGCCGTCTTCAACCTGGCCGGGGCGATCACGATGATCGTCGACGATTCGCCGTTCTCCCTGACCCTGACGTCCAACGCCCTGACCGGTTTCGGCATCCGACCCACCTATGCGTGCGGCACGGGTATGGAAGCCAAGAAGCTGCTGACCGACAAGCCCGTCGATCTGCTGGTCGTCGATACCGACATGCCCGACATCGACGGGTTCGAACTGGTGCGCTGGCTGCGCCGCTCCGGCCCCAATCCCAACGCCTTCACCCCCGTCATCATGACCGCCAGCCACATTCGTCGCGGGCGCGTCGCCGAGGCGCGAGACTGCGGCGCCAACTTCGTCGTCACCAAGCCCTTCAGCCCGGCGCTTCTGCTGGAGCGCATCCTGTGGGTGGCGCGCGACAGCCGGCCCTTCCTGGAGGTCGGCGACTATCTGGGGCCGGATCGCCGGTTCCGACACACCGGCTATGAAGGCGTGGAACGCCGCGCCGACATGATACGCAAGGCGAAGGGGATGGAGAGTCTGACCCTATGA
- a CDS encoding chemotaxis protein CheE, with protein sequence MTVITHTQRKSRLAEMLDRPGGVSVGVALAHARANLDGLQDQARAIIGDNIAALLAKPDPNLIEPMRLDLAYSASSQIIDAASPFEMDDLCTAAKGLCDLLDAAPRQGGFDWRIATVHAQAMKLLLALPPQEQAARTAILTNLHEVLRKKLPTADQSAI encoded by the coding sequence ATGACCGTCATCACCCACACTCAGCGCAAGTCGCGTCTGGCAGAGATGCTGGATCGCCCCGGCGGCGTCAGCGTCGGGGTCGCCCTGGCCCATGCCCGCGCCAATCTGGACGGACTTCAGGATCAGGCCCGCGCCATCATCGGCGACAATATCGCGGCTCTGCTGGCCAAGCCCGACCCGAACCTGATTGAGCCGATGCGGCTGGACCTGGCCTATTCCGCCTCCAGCCAGATCATCGATGCGGCCAGCCCGTTCGAGATGGACGACCTGTGCACGGCGGCCAAGGGCCTGTGCGACCTGCTGGACGCCGCGCCGCGTCAGGGCGGTTTCGACTGGCGCATCGCCACGGTCCATGCCCAGGCGATGAAGCTGTTGCTGGCGCTGCCGCCGCAAGAGCAGGCCGCGCGGACCGCCATCCTGACGAACCTGCACGAGGTTCTGAGAAAGAAGCTCCCGACCGCCGATCAGTCGGCCATCTGA
- a CDS encoding ABC transporter ATP-binding protein/permease, with protein MRGERSGGRRDPMVKAQQAGSPQDKTDGPPTLTALADLARLVARSGAPHLKLRLISAILLTLAGKGLGVLAPLVLGAAVNRLAAGQGAATAVGLGFAAFAIGWALVRFLSAASPLVSDVVFAPVRAAAQRATAAEAFAHALSLSLDFHQTKRSGALSRTMDRGSRAVDFLLRILAFNLVPTGVELVLAAGVLGAKYDWRFAAVAVVVVVIYTAATFAMSNWRLEHRRIMNAADSEAAGVSIDALLNYETVKSFGAETRAAQTYDRALGDYAEASLKANSSLNMLNGMQALVMNLGLGVMAVMAGFEAAAGRMGPGDVTAAVLIMISLYAPLNILGFAYREIRQSFIDMEEMLKVTRQTPQVADAPNAVALPRPVDARGASVAFEAVGFRHDARANGLEDVSFYAAPGTTTALVGPSGAGKSTIVKLALRLLDPQEGRVLIDGHDAREVTQASLRSAVALVPQDVALFNDTLAANIAFARPEADEAQVWAAAEAAELADFIRGLPDGMQTKVGERGLKLSGGERQRVGIARALLADPCILILDEATSALDSRTEAAIQKTLRKARNGRTTLVVAHRLSTVADADQILVLKAGRIVERGGHHELVARQGGEYAALWRKQTRGGKTPQMAD; from the coding sequence ATGCGAGGCGAACGCTCCGGCGGCAGGCGTGACCCGATGGTCAAGGCGCAGCAGGCAGGGAGCCCACAGGACAAGACGGACGGACCCCCGACGCTGACGGCGCTGGCGGACCTTGCGCGGCTGGTGGCCCGATCGGGCGCGCCGCACCTGAAACTGCGGCTGATCTCGGCCATCCTGCTGACGCTGGCGGGCAAGGGGCTGGGCGTTCTGGCGCCGCTGGTGCTGGGCGCGGCGGTCAACCGTCTGGCGGCGGGGCAGGGTGCGGCGACCGCCGTCGGCCTGGGCTTTGCAGCCTTCGCCATCGGCTGGGCCCTCGTGCGGTTTCTGTCGGCGGCCTCGCCACTGGTGTCGGACGTGGTGTTCGCGCCCGTCCGCGCCGCCGCCCAGCGCGCGACGGCGGCCGAGGCCTTCGCTCATGCGCTGAGCCTGTCGCTGGACTTCCACCAGACCAAACGCTCGGGCGCCCTGTCGCGGACGATGGACCGGGGATCGCGCGCGGTGGACTTCCTGCTGCGCATCCTGGCCTTCAACCTGGTTCCGACCGGGGTGGAGCTGGTGCTGGCGGCCGGCGTGCTGGGCGCCAAATACGACTGGCGTTTCGCCGCCGTCGCGGTGGTCGTGGTCGTCATCTACACCGCCGCCACCTTCGCCATGTCCAACTGGCGGCTGGAGCATCGCCGGATCATGAATGCGGCCGACTCCGAGGCCGCCGGCGTCTCGATCGACGCCTTGCTGAACTATGAGACGGTCAAGTCGTTCGGGGCCGAGACGCGCGCGGCCCAGACCTATGACCGCGCGCTGGGCGATTATGCCGAGGCGTCGCTGAAGGCCAACAGTTCGCTGAACATGCTGAACGGGATGCAGGCCCTGGTGATGAACCTGGGCCTGGGCGTCATGGCGGTGATGGCCGGCTTCGAGGCGGCGGCCGGACGGATGGGGCCGGGCGACGTGACGGCGGCGGTGCTGATCATGATCTCGCTGTATGCGCCGCTGAACATCCTGGGCTTCGCCTATCGGGAAATTCGTCAGTCCTTCATCGACATGGAGGAGATGCTGAAGGTGACGCGACAGACGCCGCAGGTCGCGGATGCGCCGAACGCCGTCGCCCTGCCGCGGCCGGTCGATGCGCGCGGGGCGTCGGTGGCGTTCGAGGCCGTCGGCTTTCGCCACGACGCGCGGGCCAATGGGCTGGAGGACGTCAGCTTCTACGCCGCGCCGGGCACGACGACGGCGCTGGTCGGGCCCTCCGGCGCTGGCAAGTCCACCATCGTCAAACTGGCGCTACGCCTGCTCGATCCGCAGGAAGGGCGCGTGCTGATCGACGGCCATGATGCGCGCGAGGTGACCCAGGCCTCGCTGCGATCGGCGGTGGCGTTGGTTCCTCAGGATGTGGCGCTGTTCAACGACACCCTGGCCGCCAATATCGCCTTCGCCCGGCCCGAGGCGGATGAGGCGCAGGTATGGGCGGCCGCGGAGGCGGCGGAACTGGCCGACTTCATTCGCGGCTTGCCGGACGGGATGCAGACCAAGGTCGGCGAACGGGGGCTGAAGCTGTCGGGCGGCGAACGTCAGCGGGTGGGCATCGCCCGGGCCCTGCTGGCCGATCCGTGCATCCTGATCCTGGACGAGGCGACCAGCGCGCTGGACAGCCGAACCGAGGCGGCGATCCAGAAGACCCTGCGCAAGGCCAGGAACGGCCGCACGACCCTAGTGGTCGCACACCGGCTGTCGACCGTGGCGGACGCGGACCAGATTCTGGTGCTGAAGGCCGGGCGGATCGTCGAACGCGGCGGTCACCACGAACTGGTGGCCCGACAAGGCGGGGAATACGCGGCGCTGTGGCGCAAACAGACGCGCGGCGGCAAGACGCCTCAGATGGCCGACTGA
- a CDS encoding low specificity L-threonine aldolase yields MRYDFGSDNTAGMALSAIEGLVRANKGFARAYGADEVTARAADQIRQRLDADAEVRFVFSGTAANAIALSMLAQPYEAVLAHHAAHICTDETGAPGFFGHGVGLIGLPGFSGKIDPLALQAQLGEPEVGHRQPPAALSLTQATEYGSVYTEEELRHLIEPAKALRYGVHMDGARLTNAVAAGFDLKDIPRLGVDVLVFGGAKAGANCAEAIVLFDKSLARRLDNRLKQAGQTSSKTRLLSGPMLGLLESGDWESGGAHANLMAQRLAAGIAGRSPFVLAHPVEANAVFVRMPPEAHARLNEMGWACYAFDDGSVRFVCSWATQEAAVDELIEAVAGLG; encoded by the coding sequence ATGCGTTACGATTTCGGCTCCGACAACACCGCCGGCATGGCGCTGAGCGCCATCGAAGGCCTGGTGCGCGCCAACAAGGGATTCGCCCGCGCCTATGGCGCAGACGAGGTCACAGCCCGCGCCGCCGACCAGATTCGTCAGCGTCTGGACGCCGACGCCGAGGTGCGTTTTGTATTCAGTGGGACGGCGGCCAACGCCATCGCCCTGTCGATGCTGGCCCAACCCTATGAGGCTGTGCTGGCTCACCATGCGGCGCACATCTGCACCGACGAGACGGGGGCGCCGGGCTTCTTCGGTCACGGCGTCGGCCTGATCGGGCTGCCGGGCTTCTCGGGCAAGATCGATCCATTGGCGCTGCAGGCGCAGTTGGGCGAACCCGAAGTCGGGCATCGTCAGCCGCCCGCCGCCCTGTCGCTGACACAGGCCACCGAATATGGCTCGGTCTATACCGAGGAAGAACTGCGCCATCTGATCGAACCGGCCAAGGCGCTGCGCTACGGCGTTCACATGGACGGCGCGCGCCTGACCAATGCGGTCGCCGCCGGTTTCGACCTGAAGGACATTCCGCGCTTGGGCGTGGACGTGCTGGTGTTCGGCGGGGCCAAGGCGGGCGCCAACTGCGCCGAGGCGATCGTGCTGTTCGACAAGAGCCTGGCGCGGCGACTGGACAACCGTCTGAAACAGGCGGGCCAGACGTCGTCCAAGACGCGTTTGTTGTCGGGTCCGATGCTGGGCTTGCTGGAAAGCGGCGATTGGGAATCGGGCGGCGCCCACGCCAATCTGATGGCGCAGCGCTTGGCGGCCGGCATTGCGGGGCGGTCGCCCTTCGTCCTGGCCCATCCGGTGGAGGCGAACGCCGTCTTCGTGCGGATGCCGCCAGAGGCGCACGCCCGCCTGAACGAAATGGGCTGGGCCTGCTACGCCTTCGATGACGGTTCGGTGCGCTTCGTCTGTTCGTGGGCGACGCAGGAAGCGGCCGTGGACGAGCTGATCGAGGCGGTCGCCGGTCTGGGCTGA
- a CDS encoding mechanosensitive ion channel family protein, translating to MSLPLSNEVADAVAAGRKAVSIDAAMIAKLTDMAGDFAINLTIAILIFVATLFVAKWAAGAARRTLSRVRGFRHDPTVLSFAVQVVRVVVIIIGMIAVLQRLGVQTTSIIAVLGAASLAVGLALQGTLSNVASGIMLLVLRPYRVGDVVDVGGMSGTVQRLDLFTTQLSNANNHKIVIPNSKVLSDPLTNLTGQQTRRIEINFTVGYGDDLNQARCVLADMAAAHDKVLHDPHPWTGVTGLLDSSVQVTLHAWVKVGDWWQTQADLMQGGKEALDAAGIEIPFPHQVAVPYGDEDVVPVVRVRTVDDDTADLKATNR from the coding sequence ATGTCTCTGCCTCTTTCCAACGAAGTCGCCGACGCGGTGGCCGCAGGCCGTAAGGCCGTTTCGATCGACGCCGCCATGATCGCCAAGCTGACCGACATGGCGGGCGATTTCGCGATCAACCTGACCATCGCCATCCTGATCTTCGTCGCCACTCTGTTTGTGGCGAAGTGGGCGGCGGGCGCAGCACGCAGAACCCTGTCGCGAGTGCGCGGCTTCCGACATGACCCGACCGTCCTGAGTTTTGCGGTGCAGGTGGTGCGGGTTGTGGTGATCATCATCGGCATGATCGCCGTGCTGCAGCGGCTGGGCGTTCAGACGACCTCGATCATCGCCGTGCTGGGTGCCGCGTCCTTGGCGGTGGGCCTGGCGTTGCAGGGCACGCTGTCGAACGTGGCGTCGGGGATCATGCTGCTGGTGCTGCGGCCCTACCGGGTCGGCGACGTGGTCGATGTCGGCGGGATGAGCGGCACGGTGCAGCGACTGGACCTGTTCACGACCCAGCTGTCCAACGCCAACAACCACAAGATCGTCATTCCGAACTCCAAGGTGCTGAGCGATCCGCTGACCAATCTGACCGGCCAGCAGACGCGCCGGATCGAAATCAACTTCACGGTCGGCTATGGCGACGATCTGAACCAGGCGCGCTGCGTGCTGGCGGATATGGCCGCCGCACACGACAAGGTGCTGCACGATCCCCATCCGTGGACCGGCGTGACGGGCCTGCTGGACAGTTCGGTGCAGGTGACGCTGCACGCCTGGGTGAAGGTCGGCGACTGGTGGCAGACCCAGGCCGATCTGATGCAGGGCGGCAAGGAGGCGCTGGACGCCGCCGGGATCGAGATTCCGTTCCCGCATCAGGTTGCCGTGCCCTATGGCGATGAGGATGTGGTCCCGGTCGTGCGCGTTCGCACGGTCGATGACGATACTGCCGACTTGAAGGCGACGAACCGTTGA
- a CDS encoding cisplatin damage response ATP-dependent DNA ligase, giving the protein MRAFAELLDRLSLTASRNAKLVLVRDYLRATPDPDRGWALAALTGDLTFDAAKPAMIRKAVEGRVDSVLFGWSYDYVGDLAETVALIWPVTPDHRPNREPELAEVVEALRTATRTEVRGLLEGWLDALEPKGRWALLKLMTGALRVGLSARLAKTAAAMMRPDAVMAPPSPDGDEAQTTLEALDASAIEEVWHAVEPPYADLFAWLEGRAERPSPDAPGRFRPVMLAVAIDEAVDLPKLSPADYAAEWKWDGIRVQAVLEGEVRKLYSRTGDEISGSFPDVMDALAFEGAIDGELIVWRDGAVAPFGELQQRLNRKSVDAKAMQAFPAAVVAYDLLAQDGEDLRSLPLRERRARLEALVNGHTGEQLHLSPVVDYADWDQLARLRADPPVGAAAEGLMLKRWDSPYLAGRPKGPWFKWKRDPHVIDAVLMYAQRGHGKRSSFYSDYTFGVWTPEGALTPVGKAYFGFTDEELKQLDKFVRDHTIDRFGPVRSVRAERDFGLVLEIAFEGLNRSTRHKSGVAMRFPRVSRIRWDKPAREANTIDDVMDLLDAIESGGGRIAKA; this is encoded by the coding sequence ATGCGCGCCTTCGCCGAGCTTCTGGACCGCCTGTCCCTGACGGCTTCGCGCAATGCGAAGCTGGTGCTGGTGCGCGACTATCTGAGAGCGACGCCCGATCCGGATCGGGGTTGGGCGCTGGCGGCCCTGACCGGCGACCTGACGTTCGACGCGGCCAAGCCGGCCATGATCCGAAAGGCGGTCGAAGGCCGGGTCGACAGCGTGCTGTTCGGCTGGTCCTACGACTATGTGGGCGATCTGGCGGAGACGGTGGCCCTGATCTGGCCGGTGACGCCGGACCACCGGCCGAACCGAGAGCCCGAACTGGCCGAGGTGGTCGAGGCGTTGAGAACCGCCACGCGGACCGAGGTGCGCGGCCTTCTGGAAGGCTGGCTGGATGCGCTGGAGCCGAAGGGGCGCTGGGCGCTGCTGAAGCTGATGACCGGGGCCTTGCGCGTCGGCTTGTCGGCGCGGCTGGCCAAGACGGCGGCGGCGATGATGCGCCCAGATGCGGTGATGGCGCCGCCTTCGCCGGACGGAGACGAGGCGCAGACGACGCTGGAGGCGCTCGACGCCTCGGCCATCGAGGAGGTCTGGCACGCGGTCGAGCCGCCCTACGCCGATCTGTTCGCCTGGCTGGAGGGCAGGGCGGAGCGGCCCAGCCCGGATGCGCCCGGCCGGTTCCGACCCGTGATGCTGGCCGTCGCCATCGATGAAGCGGTCGATCTGCCCAAACTGTCGCCCGCCGACTACGCCGCCGAGTGGAAATGGGACGGCATCCGGGTTCAGGCGGTGCTGGAGGGCGAGGTCCGCAAACTCTATTCGCGCACCGGCGACGAGATTTCGGGCTCCTTTCCCGATGTGATGGACGCCCTGGCGTTCGAAGGCGCGATCGATGGCGAGCTGATTGTCTGGCGCGACGGGGCGGTCGCGCCGTTCGGGGAGCTTCAGCAGCGGCTGAACCGAAAGTCGGTCGACGCCAAGGCGATGCAGGCCTTTCCGGCGGCGGTCGTCGCCTATGACCTGCTGGCCCAGGACGGCGAGGACCTGCGCAGCCTGCCGCTGCGAGAGCGTCGGGCGCGCCTGGAGGCCCTGGTCAATGGTCATACCGGCGAGCAACTGCACCTGTCGCCGGTGGTCGATTACGCCGATTGGGATCAGTTGGCGCGGTTGCGCGCCGACCCGCCGGTTGGTGCGGCGGCAGAGGGGCTGATGCTGAAACGCTGGGACAGCCCCTATCTGGCGGGGCGACCCAAGGGGCCGTGGTTCAAATGGAAGCGTGACCCGCACGTCATCGACGCCGTCCTGATGTACGCTCAGCGGGGGCACGGCAAACGCTCCAGCTTCTATTCCGACTACACCTTCGGCGTCTGGACGCCGGAAGGGGCGCTGACGCCGGTAGGCAAGGCCTATTTCGGCTTCACCGACGAAGAGTTGAAGCAGCTCGACAAGTTCGTGCGCGATCACACCATCGACCGGTTCGGGCCGGTGCGTTCGGTGCGGGCCGAGCGGGATTTCGGCCTGGTGCTGGAGATCGCCTTCGAGGGGCTGAACCGCTCGACGCGGCACAAGTCGGGCGTGGCCATGCGCTTCCCGCGCGTCAGCCGCATTCGCTGGGACAAGCCGGCGCGAGAGGCCAACACCATCGACGATGTGATGGACCTGCTGGACGCCATTGAAAGCGGCGGCGGGCGGATCGCAAAGGCCTGA
- a CDS encoding RcnB family protein yields the protein MKKILTTAIASVMAAGALGAAGAASAQPVPPHGPHGPAARHGPGPDHYDRRDYRQDRRDYRRELREDRRDYRQQQRAYERWQRAERRYNAPRYVPPRGYAVRTWSYGQRMPSYYRTNAYVVNDYSRYGLRAPPRGYQYVRSGNDVVLAAVAGGLITAVIAGLFN from the coding sequence ATGAAAAAGATCCTGACCACCGCAATCGCTTCGGTCATGGCCGCCGGCGCGCTGGGCGCCGCTGGCGCAGCCTCGGCTCAGCCCGTACCGCCGCACGGCCCGCATGGTCCCGCCGCTCGTCACGGTCCGGGTCCTGACCACTACGATCGTCGGGACTACCGCCAGGATCGCCGCGACTATCGCCGCGAGCTGCGCGAGGATCGTCGCGACTATCGCCAGCAGCAACGGGCCTATGAACGCTGGCAGCGTGCGGAACGTCGTTACAACGCCCCGCGCTATGTCCCGCCGCGCGGCTATGCGGTTCGGACCTGGAGCTATGGTCAACGGATGCCGTCCTATTACCGCACCAATGCCTATGTGGTGAACGACTATAGCCGCTATGGCCTGCGCGCGCCGCCCCGTGGCTATCAATATGTCCGCAGCGGCAATGACGTGGTGCTCGCCGCCGTCGCCGGTGGTTTGATCACCGCCGTGATCGCCGGCCTGTTCAACTGA
- a CDS encoding response regulator encodes MVESDGVAKALEGEQRAGDAAQALTAILQTQYLRYMIIASWGVGLLGTVGLWPALLWFGGTLAAGSLRGIVEHRLSHRVGTNWGVIFPIVATVTTGAWAVAPLMAWFSPTEFGRPLALALLISGYVLVFAQLRSSPRQALIISSPYGAAATIILFSLWGTNAFWSMLAVLPFTAAGLFVLVTMTLLREDRIRAFQSHQAHLIEELEAARDKANAANDAKSNFLGVISHELRTPMNGVLGAAQLLSATRLETTQREYLSIIRNSGDNLLSLLNDILDMTKIEAGKMNFEVVDIVIDGLNKRITGPFEAQAEAKGLTFVTTVEGEIPTVVRGDPLRVCQVVQNLLSNAVKFTEAGEIHYLVRGHRVSDQRVRFEFVVQDSGAGIAAADLERLFMPFTQVDTSSTRRFGGTGLGLTIARRMANIMGGDITVTSKLAEGSCFTLEIEAEVVEWAKPVAAAEVHAEIEGGESLRVLVVEDHPVNRMILEAWMSSASHITSTAENGQVAVDIAKDQQFDLIIMDVNMPVMDGLTATRMIREGGQNAGTPIVVLSASARHEDHEAGLQAGADAYLNKPIDFGALAALMGRVSGGRHAVAQMALPSSEASVAA; translated from the coding sequence ATGGTGGAATCAGACGGCGTCGCGAAGGCGCTCGAAGGCGAGCAACGCGCCGGAGACGCGGCCCAGGCGCTGACCGCCATCCTGCAGACGCAGTATCTCCGCTACATGATCATCGCCTCGTGGGGCGTGGGTCTTCTGGGCACTGTCGGCTTATGGCCCGCGCTTCTGTGGTTCGGCGGCACCCTGGCGGCCGGGTCGCTGCGGGGAATCGTCGAACATCGCCTGAGTCATCGCGTCGGCACCAACTGGGGCGTAATCTTCCCGATCGTGGCCACGGTGACGACCGGCGCCTGGGCCGTCGCGCCTCTGATGGCGTGGTTCTCCCCCACCGAGTTCGGACGGCCCCTGGCCCTCGCCCTGCTGATTTCCGGCTATGTGCTGGTGTTCGCCCAGCTTCGCAGCTCGCCGCGTCAGGCCCTGATCATCTCTTCGCCCTACGGCGCGGCCGCGACGATCATTCTGTTTAGCCTGTGGGGCACAAACGCCTTCTGGTCGATGCTCGCGGTCCTGCCGTTCACGGCGGCGGGTCTGTTCGTGCTGGTGACCATGACCCTGCTGCGCGAAGACCGCATTCGGGCCTTCCAGTCGCATCAGGCGCATCTGATCGAGGAGCTGGAAGCGGCCCGCGACAAGGCCAACGCCGCCAATGATGCCAAGTCGAACTTCCTGGGCGTGATCTCGCACGAACTGCGCACGCCCATGAACGGCGTATTGGGCGCGGCCCAACTGCTCAGCGCAACGCGACTGGAGACGACGCAGCGCGAGTATCTGTCGATCATCCGCAACTCCGGCGACAATCTGTTGTCGCTGCTGAACGACATCCTCGACATGACCAAGATCGAGGCCGGCAAGATGAACTTCGAGGTCGTCGACATCGTCATCGACGGTTTGAACAAGCGCATCACCGGTCCCTTCGAAGCGCAGGCCGAAGCCAAGGGCCTGACGTTCGTTACGACCGTGGAGGGCGAGATTCCGACGGTGGTGCGCGGCGATCCGCTGCGCGTCTGTCAGGTCGTACAGAACCTGCTGTCCAATGCGGTCAAGTTCACCGAGGCCGGCGAGATCCACTATCTTGTGCGCGGACACCGCGTATCGGATCAGCGCGTGCGGTTCGAATTCGTGGTCCAGGACAGCGGCGCAGGGATTGCGGCGGCCGATCTGGAGCGGCTGTTCATGCCCTTCACCCAAGTCGACACCTCGTCGACGCGGCGCTTTGGCGGGACGGGTCTGGGCCTGACCATCGCGCGGCGCATGGCCAACATCATGGGCGGCGACATCACCGTGACGTCCAAGCTCGCCGAGGGCTCGTGCTTCACCCTGGAAATCGAGGCCGAGGTCGTGGAGTGGGCCAAGCCCGTCGCGGCGGCCGAGGTTCATGCCGAGATCGAAGGCGGCGAATCGCTGCGTGTCCTGGTGGTCGAGGACCACCCGGTGAACCGCATGATCCTGGAGGCCTGGATGAGCTCGGCCAGCCACATCACCTCGACGGCCGAGAACGGTCAGGTCGCGGTGGATATTGCCAAGGATCAACAGTTCGACCTGATCATCATGGATGTGAACATGCCGGTGATGGACGGACTGACCGCGACCCGCATGATCCGCGAGGGCGGCCAGAACGCCGGCACCCCGATCGTGGTCCTGTCGGCCTCGGCGCGTCATGAGGATCACGAAGCCGGTCTTCAGGCGGGCGCCGACGCCTATCTGAACAAGCCGATCGATTTCGGCGCTTTGGCCGCTCTGATGGGGCGCGTCAGCGGCGGTCGCCACGCGGTCGCGCAGATGGCGCTGCCGTCGTCTGAGGCTTCCGTCGCCGCCTGA
- a CDS encoding BolA family transcriptional regulator, producing MSEGPVATIIRAKLTAGLSPLRLEVEDDSWRHAGHHHEGGMDAKPGGESHFNLVIVSAAFQGQSRLARQRAVNALLKDEMAGPVHALSIKALTPEEAG from the coding sequence ATGTCTGAAGGCCCGGTGGCGACGATTATTCGTGCAAAACTGACGGCAGGGCTGTCGCCCCTGCGTCTGGAGGTCGAGGACGACAGCTGGCGCCACGCCGGTCATCATCATGAAGGCGGAATGGACGCCAAGCCTGGCGGCGAAAGCCACTTCAATTTGGTGATCGTGTCCGCTGCTTTCCAGGGGCAATCGCGGCTGGCGCGACAGCGCGCGGTCAACGCCTTGTTGAAGGACGAGATGGCCGGACCGGTCCACGCCCTTTCGATCAAGGCGCTGACGCCGGAGGAGGCTGGCTGA